In a single window of the Alphaproteobacteria bacterium LSUCC0684 genome:
- a CDS encoding LysR family transcriptional regulator gives MLKLWHLKVIREVIKTGSISKAASALSRSQPALSLVIADVESRIGYKLFERVNGRLHPVPEAYFFLERSEEILEQINSLERSMQQGGGRIFEIRIACMPVLSEFFMPRQIARFAEIHPGVRFYMRAQPSERVLESLASQHFDLGFAERPQPSELYEVVNFTSETVVGLSADDPLALESALTPKLLDGRAFAGFLPEHHLMQALRDTFDNENCELNIPFALQNGAAQYALVESRQALGFMSLLNVWLYHQLRSKQATDAPPAIVFRRFRPMIKQTISLVRPRHRTLSQISQLFASEVETAIRDVLMEGERLIDT, from the coding sequence ATGCTGAAATTATGGCACTTGAAAGTTATCCGGGAAGTCATAAAGACAGGATCCATTTCCAAAGCAGCTTCAGCGCTATCAAGGTCACAGCCAGCCCTGAGCCTGGTTATTGCGGATGTGGAATCCCGAATAGGATACAAGCTTTTTGAGCGTGTAAACGGCCGACTGCATCCGGTGCCGGAAGCGTATTTTTTTCTCGAAAGATCCGAAGAAATTCTGGAACAGATCAACAGCCTTGAGCGATCCATGCAGCAGGGTGGCGGCCGGATATTTGAAATCCGTATCGCCTGTATGCCTGTCCTTTCGGAATTCTTCATGCCGCGTCAGATCGCCAGATTCGCGGAGATACATCCCGGTGTCCGCTTTTACATGCGGGCGCAACCATCCGAACGGGTGCTGGAAAGTCTGGCATCGCAGCATTTTGACCTGGGTTTTGCCGAACGCCCGCAACCTTCAGAACTCTATGAGGTGGTGAATTTCACGTCCGAAACAGTTGTCGGCCTGTCTGCTGATGACCCGCTGGCTCTAGAATCTGCCCTTACTCCAAAATTGCTGGATGGCCGGGCGTTTGCCGGGTTTCTGCCTGAACATCACCTCATGCAGGCCCTGCGGGATACGTTCGATAACGAAAACTGTGAGTTGAACATTCCATTTGCCCTGCAAAACGGGGCCGCCCAATATGCGCTGGTAGAAAGCCGTCAAGCATTGGGGTTCATGTCGCTGCTGAATGTCTGGCTCTATCATCAGCTGAGAAGCAAACAAGCGACAGACGCACCGCCAGCCATTGTCTTCCGACGTTTTCGACCCATGATCAAGCAGACCATCAGCCTTGTCCGGCCGCGGCATCGCACGCTTTCGCAAATCAGCCAGCTTTTCGCCAGTGAAGTTGAAACAGCAATCAGGGACGTGCTGATGGAAGGGGAGCGTTTAATCGATACCTAA
- a CDS encoding TAXI family TRAP transporter solute-binding subunit produces MKAAITLLAASFAFAGVASAQEMKFWKIGTGGTGGTYYPIGGLIANAISNPPGSRPCDKGGSCGVPGLVAIAVSTNASVANVNAIHAGELDAGLAGAQSVVQGYRGEGKFTGNPRPDLRVIANLYPEDMHLVLPKGKKLSSLMDLNGMKVGVAAAGSGTQVSVRMILNHYGIKAEEYELNVTQSAQRLADGQIDAFFYAAGTPLAALIQLGASKGFELYSFSAEEQKTINGIIPFYVESSIPAGEYENIGYDVNTVAVNGQLITSANQPDDLIYEVTKALWNNNTRKLLDKGHSKGKAIKAETALKGVLIPLHPGAERYYKEAGLMN; encoded by the coding sequence ATGAAAGCAGCAATCACCTTGCTGGCGGCCAGTTTCGCCTTTGCAGGGGTTGCCTCGGCACAGGAGATGAAATTCTGGAAGATTGGAACAGGTGGCACAGGCGGGACCTATTATCCGATCGGCGGCCTGATTGCGAATGCAATTTCCAATCCTCCTGGCTCGCGCCCATGCGACAAAGGTGGGAGCTGTGGTGTTCCCGGTCTGGTTGCCATCGCCGTTTCCACCAATGCGTCAGTGGCCAACGTCAACGCTATTCACGCAGGGGAGCTTGATGCTGGTCTGGCTGGTGCCCAGTCCGTCGTTCAGGGCTACAGAGGTGAAGGCAAGTTCACCGGCAATCCACGCCCGGATCTGCGGGTGATTGCTAATCTGTATCCCGAAGACATGCACCTTGTTCTGCCAAAAGGCAAGAAACTCAGCAGCCTGATGGATCTGAACGGCATGAAGGTTGGCGTTGCTGCTGCAGGGTCGGGGACACAGGTATCCGTGCGGATGATCCTCAACCATTATGGCATCAAGGCGGAAGAGTATGAGCTGAATGTGACCCAGTCTGCCCAGCGTCTTGCCGACGGCCAGATCGATGCATTCTTCTACGCAGCCGGCACCCCGCTGGCAGCGCTTATCCAGCTCGGTGCCTCCAAGGGTTTTGAACTCTACAGCTTCAGCGCAGAAGAGCAGAAGACCATTAACGGCATTATCCCGTTCTATGTGGAAAGCTCCATCCCGGCCGGCGAATATGAAAATATCGGCTATGATGTCAACACGGTTGCCGTGAACGGCCAGTTGATCACCTCTGCCAACCAGCCTGATGACCTGATCTATGAAGTCACCAAGGCATTGTGGAACAACAACACCCGCAAACTGCTGGACAAGGGCCATTCAAAAGGCAAGGCCATCAAGGCTGAGACTGCCCTTAAAGGGGTGCTTATTCCGCTGCACCCGGGCGCAGAGCGCTACTATAAAGAAGCCGGTCTGATGAACTAG